DNA from Kogia breviceps isolate mKogBre1 chromosome 3, mKogBre1 haplotype 1, whole genome shotgun sequence:
AGCCCGTTGGTCTGGGTGGGCGTCAGGAGGTCGAGCCGGCCTCAGCGGAGCACTCACCGAGCGGCAGCCGCAGGAGCCTGCTGCGGTCTGGGCCTCGGTGGGGGTCGAGCGCGAAGCAGGGAGATCTGGGTCGCTGGTGCGTCACCTCCCTCCTCATCTTAGCCCCGCCCCGTCCCTCCTCCAGCAGGTGGAGGTCGCCTGGCCAGAACTCCCCAGAACTCAACTCAGATGCTGGGGCCTTCCGCCCACGCATTCCAcatacacatctcccagagacCCTCTTCCTCTATCGACTCCTGTGTAAGTAATTAACCTTTTCTCAAGCAATTATCCAAACAATGTGCCAGATCGCCTCGCCATTTCTGTCTTTTGATCTCGATAGCACACCTTCCAGCTTTTTAGAAGTCTTTTAGCTTTAAGAGAAAAGAAGCACTGGGGCAACAGAAGAGACAAACAAAAGTTGAAGAGGCCTTaagaggtttttttgtgtgtggtacgcgggcctctcactgctgtggcctcgcctgttgcggagcacaggctccggacgcgcaggctcagcggccatggctcacgggcccagccgctccgcagtatgtgggatcttcccggaccggggcacgaacccgtgtcccctctcaaccactgggccaccagggaagcccccttaagaGCTTTTAATGATGGCAATGATTAGGTAAATCATGAGTGCTTTCAGAAGCCTTTTCATTGAGCCGGAAACCTATGGGGATATTTAATACATGATAGAAATTTCTGTTAAAGTGATAAACCAAAACCACGTGAAAACCGCTAGGAATATTAGTTCTAAGAGCTACTTCTAAACTTCCACACCAACTATTAAGTAAGATTCCTTTTGCCGGAAGAGAAACCATACTCCCTGCACATTGCGGAAATGTATCCAGGTAGATCCAGAATACATTCTTCTGTAAAAGATTTATAGGGCAACTTTGAACATTTGAATTTTGTTCAAACACAAGAATTGAAATGGAAAACCATACAACGAATATaagtatttaaatttctttcGTCAAGACGAAAGattgagggactttcctggccgtccagcggttaagactccccctcccaatgcagggggtgcgggttcaatccctggttgggaagctaagatcccacacgtctctgtggccaaaaaactaaaacataaaacagaagcaatattgtaacaaattcaataaagaccttaaaaatggtccacatcaaagaaaaaaatcttaaaaaaaaaaaaaaaagactggggatGAGTAAAGTACCTGGAGGTCTAAGAATAAGTACCTTGAGGAGGTTGGAATCCAGAACTCTACATACCCTAGCTCTGTTCCCCAAATCCATTATCATCTACAGCAGTTTTATGCAATGAAGAGCAGGTCTGCAAAATTCATCCATGGCCTTTTGGTTTGAAGCCAACCTCCTTCCCAGCACCTTTTCTTCCATGGATGCTCTTCCATTTCCAGCTTTTTGTTTCAGTGCATGCTAAATCAACTGGACAAATATTGTCTATTGGTTCTAGGTTCAAAAGACCATGCTGgggtttaatatttattattcacaCATACTGAGCTTTTATTCAATTCTGAATTTTACATTAATGTTGTTGCACTGTTATCTTCATTTTGTGCTTGGAAAAATGGAGAAGCCATTACAATTTACTGCCTTTGTGCTGAATGGAAATTTGACCGAAATACACTAAATTATTTATGCTTCATATGAAACttgattttctaaaaacaaaacatctaTTATATGTCCTGGGCTTGATGATTTTCAAAATCCTATATCAAGTTTTTAGTGATTTTAGAATATTGCCAAGCAGTCTATTAAGTTCTATATATAATTGTATTGTTTGTTGCTCATAATAatcaaattaatattattaatttatttacttgtaaGAACAAAGTGAAAATAGTTCTTGGAGTTACTGCACATGCTCAGTCACTTTAACTTTGTTAAGTATGTTTGTATACCATTTGATCAAATATCCCCATGAGATTGGTAACCTctattttttataagaaaaaatgaaagcaggaatATGAAATCAAGTCTAAAACTCAGCTTTCCCAACTCTCCAATTACCGCATCTCCAAGGTTTGCACCTTCATAATCCTTTAATCTGTATTGCAGCTTTTAGCTAACCAAAAATGGGAGTGACATGTGGgtagttttctttaaataaatatctttcattATTGATTAATGATTAACCTCTCAGAAAATCCACTAATTCAGGTGATTTGTACAGTCAATTCCTACGACTTCTTACTGAATTAGTCTTCCAATTCAACATTTCACCTACCCCCATGGATATAAAAGGAcactgatgtatttttaaaagtttaagttaaaaaaaactgcTTTGAACCAGACAAAAAACATCTcagaatttataaatattttctatatccACTTACTCTTAGAAATACCATAAACATCTGAAATGCATACCCAGTCTACATTAAAAACCTGTTTTTGATGTCAGATAAACATGATGTTTATATCTACCGATTTTTAGTCTTTATATAAGTAAATACTTACTAATTCTGAGAAAGGGTCGATTCCTAGGTAGTGAATATAGAAACAGGAAATAGCTTTGAATTAACAGATGTACTGCTATTAGGGAGAACTTGGTAAAGCAAACCTCTGATGACTTAATGCTGCCTGGTTGCTCTGAATGGTGTGCAGTGTGGTTCTATTCTGCCCCAAGCTTGAATGTGGCACCCTAACAATTGACCTGCAAAACTGTCTTTAGAGGTTGAGTCTGCATGCATATTCCTTCCTCCAAAGCTCAGAGAATACCCTCGACTGTTGATATTATTCTTTCGTTAAAGATTtgttatttctaataatttaaaatataaatttagataGATTTGCTTGACAATTTGGGTCAAATTCTAAAAggttattttgaatttcattagAGTCTCAGGCAAGTCATTTTCCAGAAAGTTATCTTTAATGTCTTtgctaaataaataacatttacacACACGACAAAACCATCACAGGCTCCTGTAGGAATCCAAAGTGTAAGAATCCAAGGTAAATGTACAGAGGTGCATCAACTATTTCAAAGTCTAAAATCAAGCATCTGTATATAAGCAATCActttgattaaaatcttccaagatTAATTACTCCCTCTTAAgacattttaaattctatattGGAAAAAACAGGTATAAATGTACTTGtgcaaattaactttaaaaaacatagtATGGCTTTAAAGTCACAGTTACTTCTGCAGCATCATATACTATATGAGCACACTTGAGTCATCATTCTGCATTAGCCATTATTCTTAGTTCAAGTGAACACAGTCACATCTATAGACAATATATGTCTAATTACTCTGCACCCAAAAGGAATAAAGGATTAAGATGCTATTGAAACAAATTAATTTCTAGGGACTTTGATAAAGATAATAAACATTAATGGAATTTGGGAAATAAGATTTGCAGGGCttatctctctctgtgtgtgtgttagacATTTCTTAGAGAAACCTCATCTGACTTAGGAGTAACAGGAAATAGGCACAACTTATTCCATTCTTCCTATCGcacgttaaaaaataaaattcatgcaattttcaaaaattaatttcttataaACCCAGGcaaagattcctttaaaaaagtaaagtgtAACCTCTGCTTTGAGAGAtgacaataaaattaataagtttaaatattgccataattaagaaaaacaaagtcatCATTTATACAAGCTTAAGAATTCAAGTTACTTGtgcaatgaaattaaaatttatcacATACCAATCATTCTGACCTACAAACTAACACGTAGATTACCTTGCAAGTCATATCACCAATTGctaattttatttacattaatgACAAGTAGTATAACATTTACCAGTTACAAGTCTACAGGTCTACTTGTTGGTAGTAGTTGAGCTTTTCCAATAGGATTTTTTGGAGAACCTTTATACCAGACCCTCTCTTTTTCTGATGGTCTTCTAAGGACCCTGTTATTTATGCCACGAGAAAAGCCCATATCACTATTTACAACAGATTTTACTATATCATGATTTGTCAGATCATCCAAGGGAACCTTAATTTGGCCATTAGATATCACTTCCTGCTTACAAACTCTGGTGGACCCAAGAGAAGCATTTCCAGAGTTTGGGTGCCTCTTCATTTGTGAGAAAGATGTATAAGTTACCTCCACGCTTAATTTTGAAATCGTATCAACATTCGACTGTTTGCATGATGTAGACTTCTGTTCTTTAGGACGTGATGTGGTACATGGAATAGAGGAATCTTCTGACGTACACGCTACACGAGAGGGAAGAGCACTATCACAGCTCACCGATTTAACCAGAGGAGAAGCAGCATCACCAAGACTTGCTAATTTATGTCCTGGAGGTTGTCcaccacacagcaacaaagaattaATTCTTCTGACAGACTGACGGACAGGCATACGCTGAAACTTAAGAGGTGACTTAACTTTTGTCCTATTTGGTTCATTTAAAGAAAGATTGTTAAACCACTGTATGTGGTCTGAAACCTTTCCATGCTCTGTCATTTGTAAATGTTCAGAAACCGTTTTATCACATGTTTCCACCAGTGACTGCTGTTTAACAATTCTCACAGGCCTAGGTTTTGACAGGTTTGCGCTATTACACGTAATCTGCTCTGAGGAAGAGGCGCTAGCCACGTCCTCTCTAGAAGCTGCACATTTCAGTAAGTTCTCTTCAATCATATTTTCATTCTCCTTTAATTTAGTATTTAGTGTATCCCTTGGGGactcttgtttctttatttgttcatcaCTGGGCAATTCCTGCTTGCTTAAATAATCTTTTGGTATATTCGAATGAATGTTGTCTTCTAGTTCTATCTTCATCTGAGTTGAGTAACATTTTATAGTGGCTTCTCTACCCAATTTTTGAGTTTGATGTAGTGAGAAGTCTCTTTCTGAAAAACTATTTTCATCTTTACTAGTGTGGTGTTCACTGGATTCTGTCACAGTGAAATTATTAATTTCAAATAGATTTCTTTCTGGGCTACATTTGATAGAAGATGTTTCATTAAATTTTACTTTCCCTACATTAGTTAATAATGATGACTGCCTGTGATTTATCAATGCATGAAGATTACTTCCAGATTCAGAAAATGCTTTCTGAATTTTCACCACAGTCTCTGTGGTCACGTTATTTTCATCCCCACTAAGAGAGCTGCCAGTTACGTTGTTATTATGCCTACTGTGTACATTAGAAGGGGTAAGCTCATATGACCTAACAGGTGGCTTTTCAACCATCATATTGGGCTCCAAGGAAGAGTTTTCCACCTCAAGAATTGCATCTATTGGAGAAGCTTCATTTCCATCTATTTCTTGAAAACTTGAATTACTAGGTCCTGTCCAAGACATCCGGTAATTTCTTCCACCTAGTTGCTCTGGAGTTAATAAGTTTTCCTCAGACTTACTGATCTTTTTTGAACCTAAAATAAAGCAGTTCAGtgtttttaatcatttatatCTGACCTAGTTTTGAAATGTTATTCAAATACATGACAAATTAAATACTAAGCATTTAATTCTGATAAACTAGATTTGTGTTAAAAGAGATAATTTTTATCTATAAATATGTCAAACAtctttatatttacatttgtaaAGATCCTCCAATTATTCATAGAAAAATACATTACAATTCCAATATTTTCACTATTCAAACACGAATTTTCAATTTCTAGAACAGTAaattacttaatatattttatcattaaaaacaactaaaggttatatgtcaattatatctcactaaaatgggaagaaaattttttaaaaaacaactaaagTAGGCTTTTGGGGTAAAACTCTAACAATATCATGTAAATGTACCTTTTTTTGTTAATCTTTCATCAATATACGGGCTAAAAAGCAGACCTGTTTTTACAGATTCAatcctattttttaaactttgttgatTTGCAAGTCGTCGACCAACATTTTCAGATCTATCGACACCAGAACAAACATTCTGTACAGAACAAATTGAAAAAGTTTTGGTTAAGAAATAAACCTAGTTAATTCAAAATATTACTTTGTAGTTATCAAAATCCTCTACAGCTGATTTTAAAAGGTGTGTATATAATTGAGGAACAATTTTATAGCAAACACAATATACTTGCATGCATGCTGATGAAAATTATAAGCATTTGACTTGGCTATTAGTGGATATTTTATGATCTAAAATAAAAACAGCCTCacacattaacttaaaaaaatttttttgtgtgtgatgactGTGCCAGTGCCTGTTCACAagagtgaaagaaaacagaaaacaaaaaaacagaacaaaatcttacctcatggaatttacattcttGATGGGCAGATTTAGACCAGAAGAAGATAGACAATAAACTATAAAGTATAATATACAATACATAAGGTGAAAAGTGCTAAGGACAAAAGCAAAGCAGGGTAAGGAGGATACGGAGTGGTAAAGGGTGGGGTATAATTTTAAACACAGTGAACAGAAGATGATTTGTgagtaaagaaaaatgagagcGACGGTCATGAAGGTATGagggggaagaacattccaggagaggaAAATGCCAGTGCAGTCTCTAAGGCTGAAGCAAGGTCTGGCACATTTGAGAAACTGCAGGAGGCAAAAGTAAATGAAGCCGAGAGAGCAAGGGAGGGTGGCAGGAGGAGAGCTCCAAGAGGGAGGCCAGGAACAGATCATGCAGGGCACTGCAGATCAGTGTAAGAACTttggcttttctctttttcccctcaGAGTGAAGCAAGGAGTCACTgaagggttctgagcagaggagtgacatgagtGACATGATTTAACTCTGGTTTTTAGAGGATAATTTTGGCTCTAGTACTGCAGCAAGGTAGAAGCAGGTAGACCTACTAGTAGGAACTTGTAGTAATCCAAGTTCCAGATGACATAACTTAGAGAAGGTTAGAAATGTAGTACTGGTGAGAAATGGTCGGCCTGGATAGACTGAAAGCAGAAGTTAGACAGGATTCCATAATGGTTTTGATGGTACATATGAGAGAAAGTGAGGGGTCAAGAATGTCTgcatgctgttggtgggaatgtaaattgatacagccactatgtagaacagtatggagattccttataaaactaaaaacagaactaccatacgacccagcaatcccactactgggcatataccctgagaaaaccattattcaaaaagagacatgtaccacaatgttcaatggagcactatatacaatagccaggacatggaagcaacctaagtgtccatggacagatgaatggataaagaagatgtggaacgtatatacaatggaatattactcagccataaaaagaaacgaaattgagttatttgtagtgaggtgtatggacctggagtctgtcatacagagtgaagtaagaaagagaaaaataaataccatatgctaacacatacatatggaatctaaaaaaaaaaatggttctgaagaacctaggggcaggacaggaataaagatgcagatgtagagaatggacttgacgacacggggagggggaagggtaagctaggacgaagtgatagagtggcactgacatatatacactaccaaatgtaaaatagctagtgggaagcagccgcacagcacagggagatcagctcggtgctttgtgaccacctagaggggtgggatagggagggtaggagggagacgcaagagggaggggatatggggatatatgtatacatatagctgattcacttggttatatagcagcaactaacacaacaatgtaaagcaattatactccaataaagctgttaaaaaaaaaaaaagaatgcctgcaTGGTTTTTGGCCTAAGTGATTATAAGAATGAGTTGCCATAAGTGAGATGGTGAAGACTGCAGGTAGAAGTGTGGGTGGAGGAGATAGGGAGAAGTGGAGAAATAGCAACAGTGGAGAAATGCATCTTGGGAGCTCTACTTGGGGCAGGTTACACTTGAGATGTCAACACCTCCCTACTTGGGATCAATACCCAAGTAGGGAGGTCAAGTAGGTAGGTGTTAAACAGTCAAGTTGTTCAGGAGAGCATTTTGGGCTAGAGATATAAACTTGAAGTCATAAGTATATACATGATGTTTAGAGCTGATGATCACCCTGAGTGAGTAGAGTGAGAAAAGAGAAACCCAAGGGCAAAGCTTTGGGCACTCCAAtgtaaaggaattagaaaattaactaacaaagaaggaagaaaatcatgAGACTATATGTCCCTgaagcaagaaaagaaagtatGCCAGAGAGGAGCAAGTCATCAGCCAGGTTACATGCTGCTGACATATCAAGGCTAACAAGGACTGGTATTTGTCCACCTGTCTGAGCAATGCTGAATTCATGAGTGATCTTATGAGAGCTGTTTCAGTGAGCGTTGGGGATGAAAGCTTCACTGGAATTGATGTCAGCAGAATAGAAAAGGAGGAACTGGAGATAACAACTCAAGTGTAAGGGCTGctataaagaaaagcagagaatggGACAGTCGATGGAAGAGAGGCAGGGTTGAGAGAGTCTTTTAGCATCAAGTCTTCAGCTTTATCCTAATATCAACTTCAATGAAATGCTGAAAGACACTTACTCCATCTTTGCTACTTTTCCCTAGATTAAATTTCAAACGAAGAGATCTTCGAACCTTTTCTTTACGGCTGATTTTAGGAGAGAAGCAGTCTGCTTTTCCGGATTCCACTCTAGAAAGAGTCAAATTAAAAACATCAGTTTACAGCATAAGAATTGGAATTCCtacaaaataaagtttgaaaGTCCAGAGCAAATCACATTGTTAGTAATTGAATAGAGTAATAATTTTTTAGGTTTAAGATACCATATATGAACACATTGTATTTGCataaaagatacaaatattttataaaataaactttcctGTTTATCACAAGAGTTTAGTCACTTATAAACCAGAATCATTAGGGCAGACTAGCTTTTTATAttaacaggaaattttaaaattacacacatCAACataaaataggattttaaaagCAAGCAAAATGGATTCAAATTAGGAATCTTTCTCTAGAGGATATGCACTTGATTAATAAGACTATAAAGGCaaaggggatttttaaaaattatgattcaaTTATGATTCTCAGTAGAAagacacaaaatattttattaactctATATACCAAATTTTTATCCAACGTGGATAAATTACCTGCAAACTTTTTTGCTTGCAAGCCTTTTACTTCGCCTTAGCACACCTGTACTGATCAAATGGTTTCCATTGACAGCGACAGGAGAGAGTGAGCTCTGAGATGACCCTTCTGGGCTTGTATCAAAGTGAACTATAAAAATAACCACACGTGATAGACCACACatactcattttcttttcaaagtataaaatattaatagcaaTTAGGTTTAAAGTCTTAATTTCCACCCCTAAACAACCGCAAAATCACTTAATTTCTGTTAGAATCTTCAGGGGTCAAATAACCCaagtcaactaaaaaaaaaaatctatttcttacTTTTTAGTTACCAACTAAAGgtcagattaaacattatttttatattagagtTTTGCTTTAAACTCTTTTAATGCTACAAGGGAGGGGTGGGCACTGTTGCAGACTGGAGAAAGAGCAAGCTTTCGAGACAGACTTGAGTTTGTCCACCACTTACTAAATGGCTTTAGACTCTAAAATTGGACTTCTATGGTGAATATAAATATTACTGTAACATATATAAGAtgtctagcacagtacctggtacataagATTAATTAATGCTACTATCAAAAATAAACTACTGAAAAACAATTTAGTATCTGAGTGTCCAGTATGCACCTGCTAGCCAACTTGCTGTCTACTTGACTCTGGAGTGCAATTTGTCCAAAACTTTTGGCAAACAAAAACTGATGATCTATAACATACACCTAACCACTTGGCTACTGCCATGTTCCATGATAACAAGTGGAGGTTACAACAGCTCATTTTGATTAAGTTATTTAACACTATACCATGAAACcaactataataaaaaattagagaaaagtaTAATAGTTATGAGCAAAGGCTCCATATACATTTGATTTGTATTTGAATATTGCCCAGGATACACTCAACAAACATGAACCCTCTCAACTTATCATTGGTATCGATAAAGAATTCACACAGGTCCCCAAACAGAGATATCCAAGTTTTTTCaattacaaaaacagaaaataatacaacCATTACAGTGACTTTTTGGGTGCATTTGGCTAAAAAAAAAGCTTGGAGGCAATATGATATATTCAATGTGACATAGGTAGCTTTATTCTAGGGCTGCAGTCTAGTTATCTTGAAAATGtatcagtggggcttccctggtggtgcagtggttgagagtccgcctgctgatgcaggggacatgggttcgtgccccggtccgggaagatcccaaatgccgcagagcggctgggcccgtgagccatggcggctgagcctgtgcgtccggagcctgtgctccgcagcgggagaggccacaacagtgagaggcctgcgtaccgcaaaaaaaaaaaaaaaaaaaaaaaaaaaaaaagaaaagaaagaaaatgtatcagTGGTGATCAGTGGTGACAAGGAGGCACAGTCACAATAGATGGAATAACACATAGTTACAacacatattagaaaaaaattaaaaataagcacaCTATGGATTATAGATTAATATTGTTGCCtacatatattaaagaaaagcatCATATCTGTTATAATCCAAACTTAGAAACCAACTCATTTACAATTTTGCAGATGCAATTTATTGAATTGTGGCTGAGAAAGTAAGGTCAAAGAAAAACGGTGAGTTAAAATAATAGAATTACTGATGCTgaacttgttaatttttttataaaagaagTTTCGCTGATTAAGCAGGCTCATACTAATGTTACAGTAACATaatatttaatctatttttggGGAGCTTGGAGAGGAGAAATCTGCAGGTTCATTTCTTGGGGAAGATGATGTA
Protein-coding regions in this window:
- the ARHGAP11A gene encoding rho GTPase-activating protein 11A isoform X1, producing the protein MWDRRLVRLAVVQQLRAVYGIKVKGGRGQCDRRRPETAATEIVGKLFGVPFNTLPQSVVPEYGHIPSFLVDACTSLEEHIHTEGLFRKSGSVIRLKALKNKLDHGERCLSSAPPCDIAGLLKQFFRELPEPVLPADLHEALFKAQQLRKEEKNKATLLLSCLMADHTIDILRYFFNFLRKVSLRCSENKMDSSNLAVIFAPNLLQTSEGHEKMSANTEKKLRLQAAIVQTLIDYASDIGHVPDFILEKIPAMLGIDDLCATPSLEGFEEGDYETPGDYKRKRRQSVGDFVSGAFNKLKSNRTPSITPQQERTAQLSISPMILTPNAKRKMPVDSHGFSSKKRKSIKHNFNFELLPGNLFSSTSTPVSVHFDTSPEGSSQSSLSPVAVNGNHLISTGVLRRSKRLASKKVCRVESGKADCFSPKISRKEKVRRSLRLKFNLGKSSKDGNVCSGVDRSENVGRRLANQQSLKNRIESVKTGLLFSPYIDERLTKKGSKKISKSEENLLTPEQLGGRNYRMSWTGPSNSSFQEIDGNEASPIDAILEVENSSLEPNMMVEKPPVRSYELTPSNVHSRHNNNVTGSSLSGDENNVTTETVVKIQKAFSESGSNLHALINHRQSSLLTNVGKVKFNETSSIKCSPERNLFEINNFTVTESSEHHTSKDENSFSERDFSLHQTQKLGREATIKCYSTQMKIELEDNIHSNIPKDYLSKQELPSDEQIKKQESPRDTLNTKLKENENMIEENLLKCAASREDVASASSSEQITCNSANLSKPRPVRIVKQQSLVETCDKTVSEHLQMTEHGKVSDHIQWFNNLSLNEPNRTKVKSPLKFQRMPVRQSVRRINSLLLCGGQPPGHKLASLGDAASPLVKSVSCDSALPSRVACTSEDSSIPCTTSRPKEQKSTSCKQSNVDTISKLSVEVTYTSFSQMKRHPNSGNASLGSTRVCKQEVISNGQIKVPLDDLTNHDIVKSVVNSDMGFSRGINNRVLRRPSEKERVWYKGSPKNPIGKAQLLPTSRPVDL
- the ARHGAP11A gene encoding rho GTPase-activating protein 11A isoform X2 produces the protein MWDRRLVRLAVVQQLRAVYGIKVKGGRGQCDRRRPETAATEIVGKLFGVPFNTLPQSVVPEYGHIPSFLVDACTSLEEHIHTEGLFRKSGSVIRLKALKNKLDHGERCLSSAPPCDIAGLLKQFFRELPEPVLPADLHEALFKAQQLRKEEKNKATLLLSCLMADHTIDILRYFFNFLRKVSLRCSENKMDSSNLAVIFAPNLLQTSEGHEKMSANTEKKLRLQAAIVQTLIDYASDIGHVPDFILEKIPAMLGIDDLCATPSLEGFEEGDYETPGDYKRKRRQSVGDFVSGAFNKLKSNRTPSITPQQERTAQLSISPMILTPNAKRKMPVDSHGFSSKKRKSIKHNFNFELLPVHFDTSPEGSSQSSLSPVAVNGNHLISTGVLRRSKRLASKKVCRVESGKADCFSPKISRKEKVRRSLRLKFNLGKSSKDGNVCSGVDRSENVGRRLANQQSLKNRIESVKTGLLFSPYIDERLTKKGSKKISKSEENLLTPEQLGGRNYRMSWTGPSNSSFQEIDGNEASPIDAILEVENSSLEPNMMVEKPPVRSYELTPSNVHSRHNNNVTGSSLSGDENNVTTETVVKIQKAFSESGSNLHALINHRQSSLLTNVGKVKFNETSSIKCSPERNLFEINNFTVTESSEHHTSKDENSFSERDFSLHQTQKLGREATIKCYSTQMKIELEDNIHSNIPKDYLSKQELPSDEQIKKQESPRDTLNTKLKENENMIEENLLKCAASREDVASASSSEQITCNSANLSKPRPVRIVKQQSLVETCDKTVSEHLQMTEHGKVSDHIQWFNNLSLNEPNRTKVKSPLKFQRMPVRQSVRRINSLLLCGGQPPGHKLASLGDAASPLVKSVSCDSALPSRVACTSEDSSIPCTTSRPKEQKSTSCKQSNVDTISKLSVEVTYTSFSQMKRHPNSGNASLGSTRVCKQEVISNGQIKVPLDDLTNHDIVKSVVNSDMGFSRGINNRVLRRPSEKERVWYKGSPKNPIGKAQLLPTSRPVDL